Proteins co-encoded in one Cytophaga hutchinsonii ATCC 33406 genomic window:
- a CDS encoding DinB family protein, whose product MSAENTYKQLLPLAKYWLKELDFYGNNQFKKKVTPNGWTIGQIYDHLLIYSQEVHIKAIQECLAKKQAGPKEGKTFNGFLQFAYGSYLPFKHKSNPYKEPGQPLSTEKVKDDFYRFLKLLHKVAKEIDYKKPTAKIKHPKLGYLSAEEWFKLIEMHFRHHIKQKKKLDNEVRSTSRETEVKDFDDIPDLPFHDV is encoded by the coding sequence ATGAGCGCAGAAAATACCTATAAGCAATTATTACCGTTGGCAAAATACTGGTTAAAAGAGCTCGACTTTTATGGTAATAATCAATTCAAGAAAAAGGTTACTCCAAACGGTTGGACGATAGGTCAGATTTACGATCATTTGTTAATTTATTCTCAGGAAGTTCATATTAAGGCCATACAGGAATGCCTGGCTAAAAAGCAAGCGGGTCCGAAAGAAGGTAAAACATTCAATGGTTTTCTGCAGTTTGCTTATGGCAGCTATTTGCCGTTTAAGCACAAAAGCAATCCATATAAAGAACCTGGCCAGCCGCTTAGTACAGAAAAGGTTAAGGATGACTTTTATCGCTTCTTAAAGCTGCTGCATAAGGTTGCAAAGGAGATTGACTATAAAAAACCTACGGCAAAGATAAAACATCCTAAATTGGGTTATTTGTCGGCAGAGGAATGGTTTAAATTGATTGAGATGCATTTTCGTCATCATATCAAACAAAAGAAAAAACTGGATAACGAAGTTCGGAGCACGTCCAGAGAAACAGAAGTCAAAGATT
- a CDS encoding SDR family oxidoreductase, whose amino-acid sequence MHFYFITGTSSGIGKALAEQLLLREDVRVYGISRTSGINHPNYQHIFADLSDAAQLNQLYPLFKKVYQQTDSVYLINNAAVIEPIRYAGDFSEQAIQQFIQVNLNTPVQLINAFLNIPDTDFQKRVILNVSSGAATKVIDGWSLYGSTKAALDHFSLHIAKELQIKGEGKTTVFSIAPGVVDTPMQEKIRNTAEENFSTVDRFNQLKQNNELVSASIISEKYIRILDQPLDFPNVIFSLRDIS is encoded by the coding sequence ATGCATTTCTATTTTATTACAGGCACATCTTCAGGCATTGGTAAAGCACTTGCTGAACAGCTGCTTTTGCGTGAAGATGTACGTGTGTATGGAATTTCCAGAACATCCGGTATAAACCACCCAAACTACCAGCATATATTTGCAGATTTGAGTGATGCTGCACAACTCAATCAACTTTATCCGTTATTTAAAAAAGTCTATCAGCAAACCGATTCAGTATATCTTATAAATAATGCCGCAGTGATAGAGCCGATCAGATATGCCGGTGATTTTTCTGAACAGGCAATTCAACAGTTCATACAGGTAAACTTAAATACGCCGGTTCAATTGATCAATGCATTTTTGAACATCCCTGATACGGATTTTCAAAAGCGCGTTATTCTCAATGTATCCTCTGGCGCCGCTACCAAAGTAATTGACGGCTGGTCGCTGTATGGGTCTACAAAAGCTGCATTGGATCATTTTTCCCTGCATATAGCTAAAGAACTGCAAATAAAAGGGGAGGGAAAGACCACCGTTTTCTCCATTGCTCCGGGCGTGGTGGATACACCCATGCAGGAAAAAATACGAAATACGGCCGAAGAAAACTTTTCTACTGTTGACCGGTTCAATCAATTAAAACAAAATAATGAATTGGTTTCTGCAAGTATAATTTCTGAAAAATACATACGTATTCTGGATCAACCTCTCGATTTCCCTAATGTCATCTTTTCATTAAGAGATATCAGCTAA
- the hslU gene encoding ATP-dependent protease ATPase subunit HslU, which yields MTALQGFLTPTEIVAELDKYIIGQHDAKRNVAIALRNRWRRMHADADMRKEIMPNNILLIGPTGVGKTEIARRLAKLADAPFTKVEASKFTEVGYVGRDVESMVRDLVEQAVNMVKTQKKEEVKIKVSQVVEDILLDLLIPPVKSTGMGFKTASTQSIDTNEIPDNDQELNERTRELFREKIRSGELDERKVEINVQQQGPGVGVVGGAMDEASMMNIQEMIGNMMPKKTKKRKLSIAEARKILLEEESAKLIDMDDVKDEAIRKTENMGIIFIDEIDKVASSKKGNGPDVSREGVQRDLLPIVEGSAVNTKYGTVHTDHILFIAAGAFHVSKPSDLIPELQGRFPIRVELNSLTEADFYHILKEPKNALTRQYQALLSSENVNIEFHDDALKAISEIAFELNVEVENIGARRLHTVMSHLLNELLFDVPDKIETHSTVVITKELVDQKLKGLVKNRDLSQFIL from the coding sequence ATGACAGCTTTACAGGGTTTCCTAACACCAACAGAAATTGTTGCCGAGTTAGATAAATATATTATCGGTCAGCACGATGCCAAACGGAACGTTGCCATTGCATTACGTAACCGTTGGAGACGGATGCATGCAGATGCAGATATGCGAAAAGAAATCATGCCGAACAACATATTACTGATTGGGCCTACCGGCGTTGGTAAAACTGAAATTGCAAGACGTCTGGCCAAGCTGGCCGATGCGCCCTTCACCAAAGTAGAAGCATCGAAGTTTACCGAAGTGGGTTATGTTGGGCGCGATGTGGAAAGCATGGTACGGGACCTGGTTGAACAGGCAGTGAACATGGTAAAGACGCAGAAAAAAGAAGAAGTTAAAATTAAGGTGTCGCAGGTAGTGGAAGATATTTTGCTTGACTTGTTGATTCCGCCGGTGAAAAGTACAGGCATGGGTTTTAAGACAGCCAGTACGCAATCTATAGATACAAACGAAATTCCGGATAACGATCAGGAATTGAATGAACGTACACGTGAATTGTTTCGTGAAAAAATCCGTTCGGGTGAGCTGGATGAACGCAAAGTAGAGATCAATGTGCAGCAGCAGGGGCCTGGTGTGGGCGTTGTAGGCGGCGCAATGGATGAAGCTTCCATGATGAACATTCAGGAGATGATCGGTAATATGATGCCCAAGAAAACGAAGAAACGTAAACTAAGCATAGCCGAAGCCCGCAAAATATTGCTGGAAGAAGAATCTGCCAAACTTATAGACATGGATGATGTGAAAGACGAAGCGATTCGTAAAACAGAAAACATGGGGATTATTTTTATCGATGAAATTGATAAGGTCGCTTCTTCTAAAAAAGGAAATGGTCCGGATGTAAGCAGAGAAGGCGTACAGCGCGATCTGTTACCTATTGTGGAAGGCAGCGCGGTAAATACAAAATACGGCACCGTACATACCGATCACATTTTATTTATTGCAGCAGGTGCGTTTCATGTTTCAAAACCTTCAGATTTAATACCCGAGTTACAGGGCCGGTTTCCGATTCGTGTAGAACTGAATAGTCTTACAGAGGCAGATTTCTACCACATACTTAAAGAACCAAAGAATGCACTGACACGCCAATACCAGGCGCTGCTTTCCTCTGAAAATGTAAACATTGAATTTCATGACGACGCATTAAAAGCAATTTCTGAAATTGCCTTTGAGTTGAATGTCGAAGTAGAAAATATTGGCGCAAGACGGCTGCATACGGTAATGAGTCATTTATTAAATGAACTGCTGTTTGATGTACCCGATAAAATTGAAACCCATTCAACCGTTGTAATTACAAAGGAACTGGTTGATCAGAAATTGAAAGGCTTAGTGAAAAACAGGGATTTAAGCCAATTCATTTTATAA
- the porQ gene encoding type IX secretion system protein PorQ, giving the protein MILRLFFISILAVLPVLSHAQLGGRTGYSFLEVPVAARQAAVGGYNVSIRDKDVAMGYSNPALLNDTISKTVSFTYQPFYADIKKSTLFGAYGLKDNKGVISGGVNYFNYGSINQTDANGNETGAVFHPVEYALVLGYARGMGPFSMGANAKYVHSSIETYNAAAVMVDFGVLYKHPKQQLTVGLVFKNVGFNVNNYVKGQAVNLPFDIQLGASYKPDHMPVRLSLTTHHLYKFDVVYNDPAINVKVNLDGTVTPIETTFGDKLMRHFVIGGEFLFTKNFHARFGYNFLMRRELRLQDRSATAGMTWGFMLRVKKFDIGYTRAYYSIKGGTSYFTLGININEWMKK; this is encoded by the coding sequence ATGATCTTAAGGCTTTTTTTTATATCCATTCTGGCTGTACTACCTGTTTTATCGCATGCGCAGTTGGGGGGGCGTACAGGATATTCTTTTTTAGAAGTACCCGTTGCAGCCCGTCAGGCAGCCGTTGGCGGCTATAATGTTTCCATCCGCGATAAGGATGTTGCTATGGGTTACTCCAATCCTGCGTTATTAAATGACACAATCAGTAAAACCGTTAGCTTTACCTACCAGCCTTTTTATGCAGATATAAAAAAATCTACCTTATTTGGCGCATATGGGTTAAAGGATAATAAAGGCGTAATAAGCGGAGGGGTTAATTATTTTAATTACGGCAGCATCAACCAGACCGATGCAAATGGAAATGAAACCGGTGCAGTTTTTCATCCTGTTGAATACGCACTGGTACTTGGTTACGCGAGAGGCATGGGACCGTTTTCTATGGGGGCAAATGCCAAATATGTACATTCATCTATCGAAACATACAATGCAGCGGCCGTAATGGTTGATTTTGGTGTGTTATACAAACATCCCAAACAGCAGTTAACCGTTGGCCTCGTATTTAAAAACGTTGGCTTTAATGTCAATAATTATGTAAAAGGGCAGGCTGTGAATCTCCCGTTTGATATTCAGCTTGGTGCAAGCTACAAACCCGATCACATGCCGGTACGTTTATCCCTTACTACACATCACTTATATAAATTTGATGTAGTATACAATGATCCGGCAATAAATGTAAAAGTAAACTTAGACGGAACGGTAACACCAATTGAAACAACCTTTGGCGATAAACTCATGCGCCATTTTGTTATTGGCGGAGAGTTTTTATTTACCAAAAACTTTCACGCACGTTTTGGGTATAATTTTTTAATGAGAAGAGAACTCAGGCTTCAGGATCGCTCTGCAACAGCAGGTATGACCTGGGGTTTCATGCTTCGGGTGAAAAAATTTGATATTGGGTATACCCGCGCGTATTATTCCATTAAAGGAGGGACCAGCTATTTCACCTTGGGAATTAATATCAATGAATGGATGAAGAAATAA
- the lon gene encoding endopeptidase La → MLDTEPVDMIPLITPEEEAEMDKEEFPSVLPILPVRNIVLFPGVVLPITVGRQKSIRLVKKFYKGDRTIGVVAQENQKSEEPSFQDIFKVGTVAKILRMFVLPDGNTTIIIQGKRRFKIEEQVQDEPFMQAKVSMLKDIHPDMSKKEVKALLQSVKESATKILKMNPEIPQDAQIAINNIESENFLTHFLSSNINAELKDKQKLLEFDDAVERATWLLQLMDKDIQMLEIKREIHTKVHTDIDQQQRDYFLRQQIKVLQDELGDFSSEQEFERLKEKALTKKWSDKVRAHFDKEMSKLQRVNPMAPDYPVTFNYLELLVDLPWGENSTDNFDLVRAKEILDEDHFGLTKVKQRILEYLAVLKLKNNMKAPILCLYGPPGVGKTSLGKSIAKALDRKYIRMSLGGVHDESEIRGHRKTYIGAMPGKIIQGIKRSETSNPVFILDEIDKISKDFRGDPSSALLEVLDPEQNSSFMDNFLEVEYDLSKVLFIATSNALDTIQPALRDRMEIIEINGYTLEEKIQIAKKYLIPKQKEEHGLKAKDISFTDAAIVKIIEDYTRESGVRNLERKIGAVVRNIAVAIAMETAYTKKIQPAQVREILGSEDFEKDTYQQDDLAGIVTGLAWTPYGGEILTIESIISKGKGKLTLSGQLGDVMKESASAALSLLRANVDAIGIDHRVFDHFDLHVHVPAGATPKDGPSAGIALYTSLASTFTQRKIKPALAMTGEITLRGKVLPVGGIKEKILAAKRAGIKEIILSKKNKKDIEEIHPPDIADLKFHFVETADEVLAIALLKQKIKKPFNLEVPEEPKKKDK, encoded by the coding sequence ATGTTAGATACGGAGCCGGTAGATATGATTCCACTCATTACCCCTGAAGAAGAGGCGGAGATGGATAAAGAAGAATTCCCTTCTGTATTACCAATATTACCTGTTCGCAATATAGTGCTATTCCCGGGTGTAGTGCTTCCCATTACTGTTGGCCGCCAGAAATCAATACGTCTGGTTAAGAAGTTTTATAAAGGAGACCGCACCATTGGTGTTGTTGCGCAGGAAAACCAAAAGTCTGAAGAACCAAGTTTTCAGGATATATTTAAAGTTGGTACAGTAGCCAAAATTCTCCGCATGTTTGTATTGCCGGATGGTAATACAACGATTATTATTCAGGGGAAAAGACGTTTTAAGATCGAAGAGCAAGTTCAGGACGAACCGTTCATGCAGGCAAAGGTGAGTATGTTGAAAGACATTCACCCGGATATGAGCAAAAAAGAAGTGAAGGCACTTCTGCAATCTGTAAAAGAATCGGCAACTAAAATTCTGAAAATGAATCCTGAAATTCCACAGGATGCACAGATTGCCATCAACAATATTGAAAGTGAAAATTTTCTGACACATTTCCTTTCTTCCAATATCAATGCGGAATTAAAGGATAAACAAAAGTTACTGGAGTTTGATGATGCGGTTGAACGTGCTACGTGGTTATTACAGCTGATGGATAAAGACATCCAGATGCTGGAAATAAAACGCGAGATTCATACCAAAGTGCATACCGATATTGATCAGCAGCAGCGTGATTATTTCCTGCGTCAGCAGATCAAAGTATTGCAGGATGAGCTTGGCGACTTCAGTAGTGAGCAGGAGTTTGAGCGTTTAAAAGAAAAAGCATTAACAAAAAAATGGTCGGATAAAGTACGTGCGCACTTTGATAAAGAAATGTCGAAGCTGCAGCGTGTAAACCCGATGGCACCGGATTATCCGGTAACATTTAATTATTTAGAGTTGCTTGTTGATCTGCCGTGGGGCGAAAATTCGACCGATAATTTTGATCTGGTACGTGCGAAAGAAATTTTAGACGAAGATCATTTTGGCTTGACCAAAGTGAAACAACGGATACTGGAATATCTGGCCGTATTGAAATTGAAAAATAACATGAAGGCGCCGATCCTTTGTTTATACGGTCCTCCGGGTGTTGGTAAAACATCGTTAGGGAAATCCATAGCAAAAGCACTGGACCGTAAATACATTCGTATGTCGTTAGGCGGCGTACACGATGAATCAGAGATCCGCGGTCACCGTAAAACGTACATAGGTGCTATGCCCGGTAAAATCATTCAGGGTATTAAACGCTCTGAAACATCCAACCCGGTATTTATATTAGATGAAATAGATAAAATCTCGAAAGATTTCAGAGGTGATCCATCTTCCGCATTATTAGAAGTACTGGATCCGGAACAGAATTCTTCTTTCATGGATAATTTCCTGGAAGTAGAATACGATCTGTCAAAAGTACTGTTCATTGCAACCTCCAATGCGCTTGATACCATACAGCCTGCTTTGCGCGACCGTATGGAGATCATAGAGATTAACGGATATACACTGGAAGAAAAGATTCAGATTGCGAAAAAATATTTAATTCCAAAGCAAAAGGAAGAACACGGCTTAAAAGCTAAAGATATAAGCTTTACAGATGCTGCCATTGTAAAAATCATTGAAGACTACACCAGAGAATCCGGTGTACGTAACTTAGAACGTAAAATTGGTGCGGTAGTGCGTAACATCGCCGTAGCTATCGCCATGGAAACGGCATATACAAAGAAAATTCAGCCGGCACAGGTACGTGAAATTTTAGGATCCGAAGATTTTGAAAAAGATACGTATCAGCAGGATGATTTAGCCGGTATTGTTACAGGTCTTGCCTGGACACCTTACGGCGGAGAGATCTTAACGATCGAATCCATCATCAGTAAAGGAAAAGGTAAGTTAACATTGTCTGGTCAGCTGGGTGATGTAATGAAAGAGTCTGCATCGGCAGCACTTTCTTTACTGCGCGCAAATGTAGACGCTATCGGTATTGATCACCGCGTATTTGATCATTTTGATCTGCACGTACACGTACCTGCCGGTGCTACACCTAAAGATGGCCCTTCAGCAGGTATTGCCTTATATACATCATTGGCGTCTACGTTTACACAGCGCAAGATCAAACCGGCACTTGCCATGACAGGAGAAATTACCCTGCGTGGTAAAGTATTGCCTGTTGGCGGGATCAAAGAAAAAATCCTTGCGGCAAAACGCGCAGGTATCAAAGAAATTATTTTAAGTAAAAAGAATAAAAAAGATATCGAAGAAATACACCCGCCGGATATTGCAGATCTTAAATTTCACTTTGTTGAAACGGCAGATGAAGTATTAGCCATTGCCTTATTAAAACAGAAAATTAAAAAGCCTTTTAACTTAGAGGTTCCGGAAGAACCGAAAAAGAAAGACAAATAA
- a CDS encoding OmpA family protein, translating into MPVNTFKKFVSKIIEWKKYSLSVSLLLSFLLFYQPAYPQKGKNKNNFQTMAAHGQLDSISVMRSEYQFQFKNINVIPFYYNEAEFTKIKKLEEAKNYKELLPLMERYVNSFGIQNFSRNTDMIWKLGRLYQMFGYKDRALFLYRTALKNLRGKRIEEIKKYYDTITASSVDQFVPLEYYYQLVDYRKAVDTLYPPKSVFLNMGELVNDLRYPDYGPTMNVDGNMLIFTKRKKVLTPTKLTYRENEDLYFTMNYDGFWDEALPFSNVINSNCNEGSATISRNGRTLYFARCIVPDYLYDCRDCMGSCDIYESHLDDDGKWSVAQNLGIQVNSISWDSHPTLSHTEDTLYFASDRIGGFGLSDIWFTYKLPKGGWAQAQNMGPVINTRGNEVSPFYHPIHDVFYFSSNGHLLNFGKRDSLDFTYHTYDIYKSRMLEKKWQEPKNIGPLVNGPGDEYYFTIDSKSRDLFYSKSEIDNLANLELFSFPLPMEAQPLAYTKLKGSLTDSLTNEPFTGIVSVIDLTNGIEVAPKFMREDGTFEFDLNNENDYLLVIQGDDFFRIEHNFKLDGDTVINLKTNSIKYNKWKFTSLEFDNNSSKILPEMEGDLDKVVDFLVDHPQIKLVISGHTDGSGDAAANLRLSQARADAIKSYIMEKGNIDESRIEAVGYGNQKPIIQQEVSESDRKINRRVEFELIRSTTIEEEKVQEEIEIPAEE; encoded by the coding sequence ATGCCAGTAAATACTTTTAAAAAGTTTGTTTCGAAAATAATTGAATGGAAGAAATACAGTTTGAGTGTATCACTACTACTGTCGTTTTTACTGTTCTATCAACCAGCCTATCCCCAAAAAGGTAAAAATAAAAATAATTTTCAGACCATGGCGGCACATGGTCAATTAGACAGCATTTCTGTCATGCGGTCAGAGTACCAGTTTCAGTTTAAAAACATTAATGTCATACCGTTTTATTACAACGAAGCGGAATTTACAAAAATTAAAAAGCTGGAAGAAGCAAAGAATTACAAAGAGCTGCTTCCGTTAATGGAGCGCTATGTAAATTCTTTCGGCATTCAGAATTTCAGCCGCAATACAGATATGATCTGGAAGCTGGGCCGCCTATACCAAATGTTTGGCTACAAAGACCGGGCATTGTTTTTATATCGCACAGCGTTAAAAAATTTACGTGGTAAACGAATTGAAGAAATAAAAAAATATTACGATACGATTACAGCATCTTCAGTAGATCAATTTGTTCCGCTTGAATATTATTATCAGCTGGTTGATTACCGCAAAGCAGTTGATACGCTGTACCCGCCCAAAAGTGTCTTTTTAAACATGGGTGAACTGGTAAATGATCTACGCTACCCGGATTATGGACCAACCATGAATGTTGACGGCAACATGCTTATTTTCACAAAACGGAAAAAAGTACTTACGCCTACCAAACTAACCTACCGTGAAAATGAGGACTTGTATTTTACCATGAACTACGATGGTTTCTGGGATGAAGCACTTCCGTTCTCTAACGTGATCAATTCCAATTGCAACGAAGGTTCTGCAACCATAAGCCGTAATGGCCGCACGCTTTATTTCGCACGTTGTATTGTGCCGGATTATTTATATGATTGCCGGGATTGCATGGGTTCCTGTGATATTTATGAATCGCATCTGGATGATGATGGTAAATGGTCTGTGGCACAAAACTTAGGCATACAGGTAAATAGTATTTCGTGGGATTCCCACCCAACGTTATCTCATACAGAAGATACGCTTTACTTTGCATCTGACCGCATCGGCGGCTTTGGCTTATCTGATATCTGGTTTACGTATAAGTTGCCCAAAGGCGGCTGGGCACAGGCACAAAACATGGGTCCTGTAATCAATACCAGAGGGAATGAAGTAAGTCCGTTCTACCATCCGATCCACGATGTATTTTACTTCAGTTCAAACGGCCACTTACTCAACTTCGGAAAAAGAGACAGTTTAGATTTTACGTATCATACCTATGATATTTATAAATCACGCATGCTGGAAAAAAAATGGCAGGAACCTAAAAATATCGGACCATTGGTTAATGGCCCCGGCGATGAATATTATTTTACCATCGATTCAAAATCACGCGACTTATTTTATTCTAAATCTGAAATTGACAATCTGGCAAACCTGGAACTGTTCAGCTTCCCGCTTCCGATGGAAGCACAGCCATTGGCGTATACAAAGTTGAAAGGATCGCTGACAGATTCGCTCACCAATGAACCGTTTACAGGTATTGTTTCTGTTATTGATTTAACAAACGGAATTGAAGTAGCGCCAAAGTTTATGCGCGAAGACGGCACGTTTGAATTTGACCTGAATAATGAAAACGATTATCTGTTGGTTATTCAGGGAGATGATTTCTTCCGGATTGAACACAATTTCAAATTAGATGGAGACACGGTTATTAACCTGAAAACAAATTCTATTAAGTATAACAAATGGAAATTTACTTCTTTAGAATTTGACAACAACAGTTCTAAAATTCTTCCTGAAATGGAAGGCGATCTGGATAAAGTAGTAGACTTTTTGGTTGATCACCCGCAGATAAAACTTGTCATTTCAGGGCACACAGATGGCAGTGGTGACGCTGCTGCAAATTTACGCTTATCTCAGGCACGTGCAGATGCGATCAAAAGCTATATCATGGAAAAAGGGAACATAGATGAAAGCCGTATAGAAGCTGTTGGTTATGGAAACCAAAAACCAATTATTCAACAGGAAGTTTCAGAGTCTGACAGAAAAATCAACAGACGTGTTGAATTTGAATTAATCCGTAGTACAACAATTGAAGAAGAAAAAGTACAGGAAGAAATTGAAATTCCTGCGGAAGAATAA
- a CDS encoding LysM peptidoglycan-binding domain-containing protein, with amino-acid sequence MMKKIILPVLILFIHVVSFAGVQDSIGVTKLNNKLHVQYMVSPGETIYGISTKYGVSLTDLFDINPELENGLKVGQVVNIPYNPSAMAKTSQSAASKPNAQVYKVQPGDTYYGIAKKYNTSVEQLLKMNNMDLKAGQEIVVGYNNTTTTATNPDTKTTTTPTAVNPTTNTATTKTPTTTTTTTPTKSPETPPATVESNQPALTSVSNFAPPFNDMGTPYTYDSSRKQILVVPFDPYLYFSDADDEIAGKSNMQRTKVREVFRKRLNTLLKAPGYETIHLLGGSNSDSLTDLNKIYSSVSYNYQAAINNPNSIEAKQAQTSAATSTTTAKKGNWMKNTVGSITGSQEPVSQYNTPADNGKYFGVSVKNPDFFKYFDEKYSIDYYIFINQFEVKTNYENCLDRAALNYERTFTVHYSIFDKTGKQIAGDKFKVHYNSNNCYVYQIASDNVPKMAQKIINQLPPPNAK; translated from the coding sequence ATGATGAAAAAAATTATTCTTCCCGTTCTTATCTTATTCATTCATGTAGTCTCTTTCGCCGGCGTGCAGGATTCTATTGGCGTTACCAAACTGAATAATAAATTACATGTGCAGTATATGGTATCTCCGGGAGAGACGATCTATGGAATTTCCACTAAATACGGTGTTTCATTAACGGATCTGTTTGATATTAATCCTGAACTGGAAAATGGTCTTAAGGTAGGGCAGGTAGTAAACATTCCATACAACCCTTCAGCAATGGCCAAGACTTCGCAGTCGGCAGCATCAAAACCAAATGCGCAGGTATATAAAGTGCAGCCGGGAGATACGTATTATGGAATTGCCAAGAAGTATAATACGTCTGTAGAGCAATTGCTTAAAATGAACAATATGGATTTGAAAGCCGGACAGGAAATTGTTGTGGGATATAATAATACAACTACAACAGCAACCAATCCGGATACCAAAACAACGACAACACCAACCGCTGTAAATCCGACAACAAATACAGCGACAACCAAAACACCGACAACAACAACAACAACAACACCGACAAAGTCACCGGAAACACCACCGGCAACGGTAGAGTCGAATCAGCCGGCATTAACCAGTGTATCTAATTTTGCACCGCCGTTTAATGATATGGGAACGCCGTATACCTATGATTCTTCACGTAAGCAGATCTTAGTTGTGCCGTTTGATCCATACCTGTATTTTTCAGATGCGGATGATGAGATCGCAGGAAAATCCAACATGCAGCGCACAAAAGTAAGAGAGGTATTCAGAAAACGGTTGAATACATTATTAAAAGCTCCGGGCTATGAAACCATTCACTTACTTGGCGGCAGTAACAGTGATTCATTAACAGATCTGAATAAAATATATTCTTCTGTTAGTTATAATTATCAGGCAGCAATCAACAACCCGAATTCGATCGAAGCAAAGCAAGCACAGACATCTGCTGCAACTTCAACAACTACAGCTAAAAAGGGCAACTGGATGAAAAATACCGTTGGCTCTATCACAGGTAGTCAGGAGCCTGTATCGCAATATAATACACCGGCAGATAACGGAAAATATTTTGGTGTGTCTGTTAAAAATCCGGATTTCTTTAAATATTTCGATGAGAAATACAGCATTGATTATTACATCTTCATCAATCAATTTGAAGTAAAGACGAATTATGAAAATTGTTTGGATAGAGCGGCATTGAATTATGAAAGAACATTTACCGTACATTATTCGATCTTCGATAAAACAGGAAAACAAATTGCCGGTGATAAATTTAAAGTACATTATAACTCCAATAACTGTTACGTGTATCAGATCGCGAGCGATAACGTTCCTAAAATGGCACAGAAGATCATCAACCAGTTACCGCCGCCAAATGCAAAGTAA